In Paeniglutamicibacter kerguelensis, one genomic interval encodes:
- a CDS encoding FAD-dependent oxidoreductase yields the protein METTGCAVVGGGPAGMMLGLLLARAGVQVTVLEKHGDFLRDFRGDTVHPSTIRLLDELGLGDEFRRLPQSRLQNVAFPVRGGRFVTLGDFSMLRPPHNYVAMMPQWDFLDFLARAAALEPTFTLLMEHTATSLVSDGRRISGVRYRRSDGSEDTLRADLVVATDGRHSVLRRAAGLLQRDYPVPFDTWWFRLPRHPSEPGEVAGIVPSFGNGEGVIALFRDDYYQMGYFASKGSDARLRSEGVERFRQRIASARPDLADRLDSIRSMDDLHLLDVRLDRLRRWYVDGLLCIGDAAHAMSPVGGVGINLAIQDAVAAAAKLAPALRRGGVTVKDLAAVQRRRRFPTHVIQRVQRIMHHEVFAPLFTGKRSGGPPAMLFWARHIPVARTIMPRLIGFGPRAERAPDFARRPQQRLPQ from the coding sequence ATGGAGACGACCGGATGCGCGGTGGTCGGCGGCGGTCCGGCCGGCATGATGCTGGGTCTGCTGCTGGCCAGGGCCGGGGTGCAGGTGACGGTGCTGGAGAAACACGGCGACTTCCTGCGGGACTTCCGTGGCGACACGGTGCATCCGTCGACCATCCGGCTGCTGGACGAGCTCGGCCTGGGCGACGAGTTCCGCAGGCTTCCGCAAAGCCGCCTGCAAAACGTCGCCTTCCCGGTTCGCGGGGGCCGTTTTGTGACGCTGGGCGATTTCTCGATGCTGCGGCCGCCGCACAACTACGTAGCCATGATGCCCCAGTGGGACTTCCTGGATTTCCTGGCCCGCGCCGCCGCACTGGAGCCCACGTTCACCCTGCTGATGGAGCACACGGCGACCTCGCTGGTGTCCGACGGCCGCCGCATCTCCGGCGTCCGCTACCGGAGATCCGACGGGAGCGAGGACACGCTTCGCGCGGACCTCGTCGTCGCCACGGACGGGAGGCATTCCGTGTTGCGCCGTGCCGCGGGATTGCTGCAGAGGGACTATCCGGTGCCGTTCGACACCTGGTGGTTCCGGCTGCCCCGCCATCCGTCCGAGCCGGGGGAGGTGGCCGGGATCGTTCCCTCCTTCGGGAACGGCGAGGGCGTGATTGCGCTGTTCCGGGACGACTACTACCAGATGGGCTACTTCGCTTCCAAGGGCTCGGACGCGCGCCTGCGCAGCGAGGGAGTGGAGCGCTTCCGGCAGCGGATCGCCTCCGCCCGGCCGGACCTCGCGGACCGCCTGGACTCCATTCGTTCCATGGATGACCTGCACCTGCTTGACGTGCGGTTGGACCGGCTGCGGCGCTGGTACGTGGACGGGCTGCTGTGCATCGGGGACGCGGCCCATGCGATGTCGCCCGTGGGCGGGGTGGGCATCAACCTTGCCATCCAGGACGCCGTCGCCGCGGCGGCGAAGCTGGCGCCGGCCCTGCGTCGCGGCGGCGTCACGGTGAAGGACCTGGCGGCGGTCCAACGGCGACGGCGATTCCCCACCCATGTCATCCAGCGAGTCCAACGGATCATGCACCACGAGGTTTTTGCCCCGCTTTTCACCGGGAAAAGGTCCGGAGGCCCACCGGCGATGTTGTTTTGGGCCCGGCACATTCCGGTGGCGCGGACCATCATGCCCCGGCTGATCGGCTTCGGCCCACGGGCCGAACGCGCCCCCGACTTCGCAAGGCGCCCGCAGCAGCGGCTGCCGCAATAG
- a CDS encoding PhoH family protein, producing the protein MAEKLEQLADSASEAERTFVLDTSVLIADPHAMLHFAEHHVVLPLTVIMELEHKRNDPTLGYFAREALRTLDEMGRKAGGMANSMSVGKAGGTLRVEVNHISPEVLPVGFRNSENDSKILAVAKSLLDEGVDVTLVSKDLPMRIKASAMGLNAEEYRNELVASSGWTGVAELNISEEDMSALYASESLEIPEVAEQPSNTGLVIHSPRGSALGRVDRNHLVRLVRGDREAFGLRGRSAEQRLALDLLLDKEVGIVSLGGRAGTGKSALALCAGLESVMERREHRKIMVFRPLYAVGGQELGYLPGAENEKMNPWAQAVFDTLGSVVSKNVVDEVLSRGMLEILPLTHIRGRSLHDAYVIVDEAQSLERNVLLTVLSRIGQNSKVVLTHDVAQRDNLRVGRHDGVAAVVELLKGHHLFGHITLTRSERSEIAALVTELLEEKFS; encoded by the coding sequence GTGGCAGAAAAACTGGAACAACTGGCAGACAGCGCTTCGGAAGCTGAGCGCACCTTTGTACTCGACACCTCGGTGTTGATCGCAGACCCCCATGCCATGTTGCATTTTGCCGAGCACCACGTGGTGCTTCCGCTGACCGTGATCATGGAACTGGAACACAAGCGAAACGACCCCACGTTGGGCTATTTCGCCCGCGAGGCCCTGCGAACCCTCGATGAGATGGGCCGGAAAGCCGGTGGCATGGCCAACTCCATGTCGGTGGGAAAAGCCGGGGGAACACTGCGCGTCGAGGTGAACCACATTTCCCCCGAGGTGCTGCCCGTAGGGTTCCGCAACTCGGAAAACGACTCCAAGATCCTTGCAGTTGCCAAGTCCCTGCTCGACGAGGGGGTCGACGTCACGCTCGTGTCCAAGGACCTGCCCATGCGCATCAAGGCCTCGGCGATGGGGCTGAACGCCGAGGAATACCGCAACGAACTCGTCGCATCCTCCGGATGGACCGGTGTCGCCGAGCTGAACATCAGCGAAGAGGACATGAGCGCCCTCTATGCCTCCGAATCCCTTGAAATTCCGGAGGTTGCCGAGCAGCCCTCCAACACCGGGCTGGTCATCCATTCCCCTCGCGGTTCCGCGTTGGGCAGGGTCGACCGGAACCACCTGGTTCGCCTGGTGCGCGGGGACCGCGAGGCATTCGGGCTGCGCGGACGCTCGGCCGAACAACGTCTGGCCCTTGACCTGCTGCTGGACAAGGAGGTCGGTATCGTTTCGCTCGGCGGGCGCGCAGGAACCGGAAAGTCGGCGCTGGCGTTGTGCGCCGGGCTGGAGTCGGTCATGGAACGCCGCGAGCACCGCAAGATCATGGTGTTCCGTCCGCTGTACGCCGTTGGCGGCCAGGAACTCGGGTACCTGCCGGGCGCCGAGAACGAGAAGATGAATCCCTGGGCGCAGGCCGTCTTCGACACGCTGGGCTCGGTGGTCTCCAAGAACGTGGTCGACGAGGTGCTCAGCCGTGGAATGCTGGAGATCCTGCCGTTGACGCACATCCGCGGGCGCTCGTTGCACGACGCCTACGTGATCGTCGATGAGGCCCAATCCCTGGAACGCAACGTGTTGCTGACCGTGCTCTCACGCATCGGACAGAACTCCAAGGTCGTGCTCACCCACGACGTGGCCCAGCGTGACAACCTGCGGGTCGGCCGCCACGACGGTGTCGCGGCGGTGGTTGAACTGCTCAAGGGGCACCACCTCTTCGGGCACATCACGCTCACGCGCTCCGAGCGTTCGGAGATCGCCGCACTGGTGACGGAGCTGCTGGAAGAGAAGTTCAGCTAG
- a CDS encoding MDR family MFS transporter — protein sequence MSTATASRPAPGAAPLLLTQRRIWIIFSALIAGMMLSSLDQTIVSTAMPTIVGQLGGVEHQAWITTAYLLATTIVMPIYGKFGDVLGRRNLFLIAIALFTLASIGAAFAGTFWMFVVFRAMQGLGGGGLMILSQAIIADIVPASERGKYMGPLGAIFGLSAVAGPLLGGFFVDHMTWQWAFYINIPIGIAAFTIAWFALTIPNKKSTKKIDMLGVLLLSIATTCLIFFTDFGGSKNHGWGAIETWGWGLGLLTAVVLFVIAEARAEDPIIPLTLFKNRVFVNATAIGFTLGLGMFAAIAFVPTFLQMSSGTSAAVSGLLMLPMMVGLMGTSIYSGIAITKSGKYKGYPIAGALVTAVAMLAFTTLSATTPLWLICVYLFIFGAGLGLIMQVVVLVVQNAVDPSMVGTATSTNNYFREVGASLGVAIFGAMFTNRLSEQLTEVFTGAGATAADAGNATATLDPQTMAQLPDAVREGIVNAYADSLAPVFWYLIPFILIAFVLALFLKQVKLSDTAGMVARGEAIGGAEAEALEAEARTGGSADSGTAGPDAAGSNALRSNADATPGNDAR from the coding sequence ATGTCCACAGCCACCGCTTCCCGGCCCGCGCCGGGCGCCGCGCCCTTGCTGCTGACCCAGCGGCGCATCTGGATCATCTTCTCGGCGCTGATCGCCGGCATGATGCTCTCCTCACTGGACCAGACCATCGTCTCCACCGCGATGCCCACCATCGTGGGCCAGCTCGGCGGCGTCGAGCACCAGGCCTGGATCACCACCGCCTACCTGCTGGCCACCACCATCGTGATGCCGATCTACGGCAAGTTCGGTGACGTTTTGGGCCGCCGCAACCTGTTCCTGATCGCCATTGCGCTGTTCACCCTGGCCTCCATCGGCGCGGCCTTCGCCGGCACCTTCTGGATGTTCGTTGTCTTCCGCGCCATGCAGGGCCTGGGCGGCGGCGGCTTGATGATCCTCTCGCAGGCCATCATCGCCGACATCGTCCCGGCTTCCGAGCGCGGCAAGTACATGGGCCCGCTGGGCGCCATCTTCGGCCTGTCGGCGGTTGCCGGACCGTTGCTCGGCGGGTTCTTCGTCGACCACATGACCTGGCAGTGGGCGTTCTACATCAACATCCCGATCGGCATCGCGGCGTTCACCATCGCCTGGTTCGCACTGACCATCCCGAACAAGAAGTCGACCAAGAAGATCGACATGCTGGGCGTGCTGCTGCTCTCAATCGCCACCACCTGCCTGATCTTCTTCACCGACTTCGGCGGATCCAAGAACCACGGCTGGGGCGCCATCGAGACCTGGGGCTGGGGCCTTGGCCTGCTGACGGCCGTCGTGCTGTTCGTGATCGCCGAGGCACGCGCCGAGGACCCGATCATCCCGCTGACGCTGTTCAAGAACCGCGTCTTCGTCAACGCCACGGCCATCGGCTTCACGCTGGGCCTTGGCATGTTCGCCGCCATCGCGTTCGTCCCCACGTTCCTGCAGATGTCCTCCGGCACCTCCGCGGCCGTTTCCGGCCTGCTGATGCTGCCGATGATGGTCGGCCTGATGGGCACGAGCATCTATTCGGGCATCGCGATCACCAAGTCCGGCAAGTACAAGGGCTACCCGATCGCCGGCGCGCTGGTCACGGCCGTCGCCATGCTGGCCTTCACCACGCTCAGTGCCACCACTCCCCTGTGGCTGATCTGCGTATACCTGTTCATCTTCGGCGCCGGTTTGGGCCTGATCATGCAGGTGGTGGTGCTGGTCGTGCAGAATGCAGTCGATCCGTCCATGGTGGGCACCGCGACTTCCACGAACAACTACTTCCGCGAGGTCGGCGCATCCCTCGGCGTGGCAATCTTCGGTGCGATGTTCACCAACCGCCTTTCCGAGCAGCTCACCGAGGTCTTCACCGGCGCCGGGGCCACCGCGGCGGACGCGGGGAATGCCACGGCAACCCTGGATCCGCAGACCATGGCTCAGCTGCCCGACGCCGTGCGTGAGGGAATCGTGAACGCCTACGCCGATTCGTTGGCACCGGTGTTCTGGTACCTGATCCCGTTCATCCTCATCGCCTTCGTGCTGGCGCTGTTCCTGAAGCAGGTCAAGCTTTCGGACACCGCCGGCATGGTCGCCCGCGGCGAGGCCATCGGCGGCGCCGAGGCCGAGGCGTTGGAGGCAGAGGCCCGCACCGGCGGTTCCGCCGACTCGGGCACTGCCGGGCCTGACGCTGCCGGGTCAAATGCTCTCCGGTCGAACGCCGACGCGACGCCGGGAAACGACGCCCGCTAG
- the trhA gene encoding PAQR family membrane homeostasis protein TrhA, whose product MTKAPRPQSTRTPATVDHLAAPATAVPEPKPLLRGWIHAVMAPIALTAGVVLVVLAPPGGAKITSAIYAFTGVLLFTISATYHLGNWSPTVKRVLKRLDHTNIMLVIAGSYTPLAWALLPPQKATVLLIAIWAGALAGVGFRVFYTDAPRWLYTPVYVLLGLAALLFIGDFYAANPAAAILICVGGAFYIAGAVFYALKRPNISERWFGFHELFHAFTIAGFTCHFIAITMAVLGTA is encoded by the coding sequence ATGACCAAGGCACCACGCCCCCAGTCCACAAGAACGCCAGCAACCGTTGACCATTTGGCGGCACCGGCCACGGCCGTCCCCGAACCCAAACCGCTTCTTCGCGGCTGGATCCACGCAGTGATGGCACCCATTGCGTTGACCGCGGGAGTGGTGCTGGTGGTGCTGGCCCCGCCCGGGGGCGCGAAAATCACAAGCGCCATATACGCCTTCACCGGAGTCCTGCTGTTCACCATCAGCGCCACCTATCATTTGGGCAACTGGTCCCCCACGGTCAAACGCGTGCTCAAGCGCCTGGACCACACCAACATCATGCTGGTCATCGCTGGCTCCTACACCCCACTCGCATGGGCGCTGCTCCCGCCCCAAAAGGCGACGGTCTTGTTGATTGCCATATGGGCCGGCGCACTTGCCGGGGTCGGGTTCAGGGTTTTTTACACCGATGCCCCGCGTTGGCTCTACACCCCGGTCTACGTCCTTCTGGGTCTTGCCGCGTTGCTGTTCATCGGTGATTTCTACGCCGCGAATCCGGCCGCGGCAATACTGATCTGTGTCGGCGGAGCCTTCTACATTGCGGGAGCCGTGTTTTACGCGTTGAAGCGGCCAAACATCAGCGAACGCTGGTTCGGATTCCATGAACTTTTTCACGCATTCACGATCGCCGGGTTCACCTGCCACTTCATCGCCATCACCATGGCGGTGTTGGGCACCGCCTAG
- a CDS encoding TetR/AcrR family transcriptional regulator: protein MQRTRLAITVCSRELTAEHGFSGFTIEELCSRVGISRRTFFNYFATKLDAVFGHVEDGLSAETLARFMDARPAGTVGISPTLFADLVELVLTQLRRDEAEILSAHGFFEAVHREPELLAKMVEVGPERMKEFMALVARREGVALDHPGLVMLVHNIQFATHQAVQRYVVSSRETSLEEEFLSLMRHAQELFAQPMRR from the coding sequence ATGCAGAGAACGCGCCTTGCCATCACCGTGTGCTCCCGCGAGCTGACCGCGGAGCATGGGTTTTCCGGGTTCACCATCGAAGAGCTGTGCTCCCGGGTTGGCATTTCACGTCGCACCTTCTTCAACTACTTCGCCACAAAACTCGATGCCGTCTTCGGGCACGTCGAGGACGGCCTTTCCGCAGAGACCCTTGCACGCTTCATGGACGCCCGGCCCGCCGGGACCGTCGGGATATCCCCGACGCTGTTCGCCGACCTCGTGGAACTTGTCCTGACGCAGTTGCGCCGCGACGAAGCCGAGATCCTCAGCGCACATGGTTTTTTCGAAGCCGTCCACCGCGAACCGGAGCTTCTGGCCAAGATGGTCGAGGTCGGCCCCGAACGGATGAAGGAGTTCATGGCGCTGGTGGCCCGGCGGGAGGGCGTTGCGCTCGACCACCCGGGGCTGGTCATGCTCGTGCACAACATCCAATTCGCGACCCACCAGGCAGTCCAACGCTATGTGGTCTCCTCTCGGGAAACCTCGCTCGAGGAAGAGTTCCTGAGCCTGATGCGCCATGCCCAGGAGCTCTTCGCCCAGCCGATGCGGCGCTAG
- a CDS encoding prepilin peptidase, producing MPVQIWGWLTMQSPVMVAAGILAGCAVLLFVVNAVRLTAIDFRSHLLPNRILWPWFLAAAVLLGAASLLAGDAAMLLRTLLGGVILFIGYLVLHLIAPAGMGLGDVKLAAVLGLYLGFVSYTHLLMATALAFILGAMWSGALLLTRKVTMRSSVAFGPFMLLGAAISLAVAG from the coding sequence ATGCCAGTACAAATTTGGGGTTGGCTCACCATGCAGAGCCCGGTGATGGTGGCGGCAGGAATCCTGGCCGGGTGCGCGGTCCTGCTGTTCGTCGTCAACGCAGTCAGGCTCACCGCCATCGATTTTCGTTCACACCTGCTGCCCAACCGGATTCTCTGGCCGTGGTTCCTGGCCGCGGCGGTCTTGCTCGGGGCGGCCTCCCTGCTGGCGGGCGATGCGGCAATGCTGTTGCGGACGCTTTTGGGAGGAGTCATCCTTTTCATCGGCTATCTGGTGCTGCACCTGATTGCCCCGGCCGGAATGGGCCTGGGCGACGTGAAGCTCGCGGCGGTGCTGGGCCTCTATCTGGGGTTCGTGTCCTACACACACCTGCTCATGGCCACCGCGCTGGCCTTCATCCTGGGGGCGATGTGGTCCGGTGCTCTGCTGCTGACCCGCAAGGTGACAATGCGTTCCTCGGTGGCATTCGGCCCGTTCATGTTGTTGGGTGCGGCGATTTCGCTGGCCGTGGCCGGGTAG
- a CDS encoding NUDIX hydrolase: MATPDFILDLRTKIGTGPLWLPGVKVVLLHEGSVLLVRRADNGRWTLPAGILEPGEEPAIAAVREVFEETGVRCKVTRLVGVATTDPAVYPNGDRAQYLDVIMAAGYLGGEAHVNDDENLEVGWFGVDGLPDVPPKHARAIEWAREPRAEGHFIAD, translated from the coding sequence ATGGCCACACCTGACTTCATTCTCGACCTCCGCACCAAGATCGGCACCGGCCCGCTCTGGCTCCCAGGGGTCAAGGTCGTGTTGCTCCACGAGGGCAGCGTCCTGCTGGTCCGGCGCGCCGACAACGGGCGGTGGACGCTCCCGGCGGGAATCCTCGAGCCGGGGGAGGAACCCGCGATCGCCGCGGTGCGCGAGGTGTTCGAGGAAACGGGCGTGCGCTGCAAGGTCACCCGGCTGGTCGGCGTTGCCACCACCGACCCGGCCGTCTACCCCAACGGCGACCGTGCCCAGTACCTTGATGTCATCATGGCCGCGGGCTACCTGGGCGGCGAAGCCCACGTGAACGACGACGAAAACCTCGAGGTCGGCTGGTTCGGGGTCGACGGGCTGCCGGACGTTCCGCCGAAGCACGCACGGGCGATCGAATGGGCCCGCGAGCCGAGGGCCGAGGGCCACTTCATCGCGGATTAA
- a CDS encoding thioredoxin domain-containing protein codes for MGQRIAGSASAYLRQHAHQPVDWWPYSDAAFAEAAARDVPVFLSIGYAACHWCHVMARESFDDPEIAAYLNEHFVPVKIDREEHPSVDQAYMAATQTLSGAGGWPMSVFTLPDGRAMHAGTYFPPVPRPGTPSFAQVLEAVNDAWVNRRPQLVQQATALADHLGSVAARQAKMFSRLLPLPGSSDEPLLASVVVAAVGRLAALEDPTGGFAPAPKFPPSAVLDFLLRAGLGSGPTAGQATALAARTLGTMARGALADHVGGGFARYCVDPGWKIPHFEKMLYDNAQLLGLYARASVQLPEAQDRELSRRAAAGIVAWLEREMLLPGGAFASSLDADTVMPDGTHREGATYTFSRTEAEALLPDRGNIFWTLWDGHAAEEPGHGEPQLTIALSRTPEPGEWTALDAAFAVLGEARARRIQPARDEKVVAGWNGLMVQALAEASVLLDDPALLRLAGGAADYLWNTHWDAAGASLRRVSYRGEANTAIAGVLEDYAGVALGFQAVAVCGGEPAWIERANAVLQAALEKFMPGGQPFDAPDDDPRVLASRAGARTAEALDDAVPAATSLLASALLNRAGLVQLAGEDPGAGGSDAPGDGDGSRAEADLFLVRRLIGFVPSIADRAPHAAGSALGLAVRFVHSSSAELAVIGGTPEERRAAMRVGILAGVSQWGEMPRPGIASTAYPPGPGGALRLYVCRAGVCHTPVSDLQSLAELLVPGLGRAGLDG; via the coding sequence ATGGGTCAACGAATCGCCGGCAGCGCCTCGGCCTACTTGCGCCAGCACGCGCACCAACCTGTCGACTGGTGGCCGTACTCGGATGCGGCATTCGCCGAGGCTGCTGCGCGGGATGTCCCGGTTTTCCTGTCGATCGGCTATGCGGCCTGCCACTGGTGCCACGTGATGGCCCGCGAGTCGTTCGACGACCCGGAGATCGCCGCATACCTGAACGAGCACTTTGTGCCGGTCAAGATCGACCGGGAAGAACACCCCTCCGTCGACCAGGCCTACATGGCCGCAACGCAGACACTCAGCGGTGCCGGCGGCTGGCCCATGAGCGTTTTCACGCTGCCCGACGGGAGGGCAATGCACGCGGGCACTTATTTCCCGCCGGTTCCACGGCCCGGCACACCGTCCTTCGCCCAGGTGCTGGAGGCGGTGAACGACGCCTGGGTTAACCGGCGGCCCCAGCTTGTCCAGCAGGCCACCGCCCTGGCCGACCACCTGGGCTCGGTGGCCGCCAGGCAGGCCAAGATGTTTTCCCGTTTGCTGCCGCTTCCCGGGTCCTCCGACGAACCGCTGCTGGCCTCGGTGGTTGTGGCGGCCGTCGGCAGGCTCGCCGCGCTGGAAGACCCCACCGGGGGCTTTGCCCCGGCGCCGAAATTCCCTCCCTCGGCGGTGCTTGATTTCCTGTTGCGTGCCGGGCTCGGTTCGGGACCGACGGCCGGCCAAGCTACGGCGCTTGCCGCGCGGACCCTTGGCACGATGGCGCGCGGTGCACTGGCCGACCACGTCGGTGGCGGATTCGCCCGCTACTGCGTTGACCCAGGCTGGAAAATCCCGCACTTCGAGAAGATGCTCTACGACAACGCCCAGCTGCTGGGGCTGTATGCGCGCGCCTCGGTGCAGCTGCCGGAGGCGCAAGACCGAGAACTCTCGCGCCGGGCCGCGGCGGGCATCGTGGCCTGGCTGGAGCGCGAAATGCTGCTTCCCGGGGGCGCGTTCGCTTCCTCCCTTGACGCGGATACCGTGATGCCGGACGGCACCCACCGCGAGGGGGCCACCTATACCTTCAGCCGTACCGAGGCCGAGGCCCTGCTTCCCGATCGCGGGAACATCTTCTGGACCCTGTGGGACGGGCATGCGGCGGAGGAGCCCGGGCACGGGGAACCACAACTCACCATTGCCCTCTCACGCACGCCGGAGCCGGGGGAGTGGACGGCCCTGGATGCGGCCTTCGCCGTATTGGGGGAGGCCCGCGCGCGGCGGATCCAACCCGCGCGGGATGAAAAGGTCGTCGCCGGGTGGAACGGTCTCATGGTGCAGGCGCTTGCCGAGGCATCGGTGCTGCTGGATGACCCGGCCCTGCTGCGGCTGGCCGGAGGCGCGGCCGACTACCTGTGGAACACGCACTGGGATGCCGCCGGAGCGTCGCTGCGCCGGGTGAGTTACCGGGGCGAGGCAAACACGGCAATCGCAGGTGTGCTTGAAGACTATGCGGGGGTGGCGCTGGGATTCCAGGCCGTGGCCGTTTGCGGCGGGGAACCGGCATGGATCGAGCGGGCGAATGCGGTCCTGCAGGCCGCCCTCGAGAAGTTCATGCCCGGAGGGCAACCCTTCGACGCGCCCGATGACGATCCGCGGGTATTGGCCAGCCGGGCAGGGGCACGCACCGCCGAGGCGCTTGACGATGCGGTGCCCGCCGCGACCTCCCTGCTGGCTTCGGCGCTGCTGAACAGGGCGGGACTGGTCCAATTGGCCGGAGAGGACCCCGGAGCGGGCGGCAGTGATGCGCCAGGCGACGGAGACGGCAGCAGGGCAGAAGCGGATCTGTTCCTGGTGCGCAGGCTCATAGGCTTTGTGCCGTCCATTGCCGACAGGGCCCCGCATGCCGCGGGCAGTGCACTGGGGCTCGCAGTGCGCTTCGTGCACTCCTCAAGCGCCGAGCTGGCGGTCATCGGCGGCACCCCGGAGGAACGCCGTGCCGCGATGCGAGTGGGCATCCTGGCCGGCGTCTCCCAATGGGGTGAAATGCCCCGGCCCGGCATCGCTTCAACCGCATATCCGCCCGGGCCCGGCGGCGCGCTCCGGCTCTACGTGTGCCGCGCCGGTGTATGCCACACCCCGGTCAGCGACCTGCAGTCCCTTGCCGAGTTGCTCGTGCCGGGTCTGGGCCGGGCGGGCCTAGACGGCTAG
- a CDS encoding isoprenyl transferase has product MELPGFVYRLYERKIRRSLSPEKLPTHIGVLVDGNRRWAKLAGAPTATGHQAGADKILEFLGWCQELGINMVTLYMLSTDNMNRSSQELDDLMGIIANTLDRLGETKTVRVHPVGALELLPDYLADKLRELEASTVAITGIHVNVAVGYGGRREIVDAVKALLLEGQSKGLDAAQIAADLDPDQLAKYLYTSGQPDPELVIRTSGEQRLSGFLTWQSAYSEFYFCEALWPDFRRVDFLRALRDFSDRQRRFGS; this is encoded by the coding sequence GTGGAATTACCGGGTTTCGTCTATCGACTCTATGAGCGGAAGATCCGCCGTTCGCTGAGCCCGGAAAAGCTGCCGACGCACATCGGCGTACTGGTGGACGGCAACCGTCGCTGGGCCAAGCTCGCCGGCGCCCCCACCGCCACCGGACACCAGGCCGGCGCCGACAAGATCCTCGAGTTCCTTGGTTGGTGCCAAGAGCTCGGCATCAACATGGTCACCCTTTACATGCTCTCCACCGACAACATGAACCGTTCCAGCCAAGAGCTTGACGACCTCATGGGCATCATCGCCAACACCCTTGACCGGCTCGGGGAAACCAAGACCGTGCGGGTGCACCCGGTTGGCGCCCTGGAGCTGCTTCCGGACTACCTAGCCGACAAGCTCCGCGAGCTGGAGGCCTCCACGGTTGCCATTACCGGCATTCACGTGAACGTGGCGGTTGGCTATGGCGGGCGCCGGGAAATTGTCGACGCCGTCAAGGCGTTGCTGCTCGAGGGGCAGTCCAAAGGGCTTGATGCAGCGCAAATCGCCGCGGACCTGGATCCGGACCAGCTGGCGAAATACCTGTACACCAGCGGCCAGCCCGACCCCGAGCTGGTCATCCGGACCTCCGGTGAACAGCGGCTCTCCGGCTTCCTCACCTGGCAGAGCGCCTACTCGGAGTTCTACTTCTGTGAGGCGCTCTGGCCCGATTTCAGGCGCGTGGACTTCCTGCGGGCCCTGCGCGATTTTTCCGACCGCCAGCGCCGCTTCGGGTCCTGA